One Bifidobacterium angulatum DSM 20098 = JCM 7096 DNA window includes the following coding sequences:
- a CDS encoding type 1 periplasmic-binding domain-containing protein — MARDIRLLARCIGLVLAALMLASTVSCAPAGAAVGDDRAGDSSVQSSGVERGDVSIGLVGSYTASADDLVLDAYDSAGLKASYVSLRDTARPVAGAQQAVRDLVSRQVTVIAISGIDASQDKQGWAAALQSARHAGIPVMLINPICTPADTRLFAAALTINDRATDAMPIDKATMLVVNDRPHARNMMVTTLKH; from the coding sequence ATGGCTAGAGATATACGATTATTGGCGAGGTGCATCGGCCTCGTGCTGGCGGCGTTGATGCTGGCATCCACCGTCTCCTGCGCCCCGGCCGGTGCCGCGGTGGGCGATGACCGTGCCGGCGATTCGTCGGTGCAGTCAAGTGGCGTGGAACGGGGCGACGTGTCCATTGGTCTGGTCGGCTCATACACCGCATCGGCTGATGACCTGGTGCTGGATGCCTACGATTCGGCTGGATTGAAGGCATCGTATGTGTCGTTGCGCGATACCGCCAGACCGGTGGCCGGCGCCCAGCAGGCCGTGAGGGATCTGGTGTCGAGGCAGGTGACGGTTATCGCTATCAGCGGAATCGATGCATCCCAGGACAAGCAGGGTTGGGCAGCCGCCCTACAGTCAGCCCGGCATGCCGGAATTCCCGTCATGCTCATCAATCCCATATGTACGCCAGCCGATACGCGCCTGTTCGCGGCTGCGCTCACCATCAATGATCGTGCTACCGACGCCATGCCAATCGACAAGGCGACCATGCTGGTGGTTAACGACCGGCCGCACGCACGGAACATGATGGTCACCACGCTGAAGCACTGA
- a CDS encoding cation-translocating P-type ATPase, whose protein sequence is MESATTVTMPSLDEPGLSKQDVAERQADGRGNAVKTSSSRSIVDIIRANVFTLFNGIILGAMVLVLLTGSWKDAVFGVVIIVNTGIGIVTELKSKRTLDKLSILVASDYLVHRDGADMEVPHDDIVLDDLLWIRSGEQVPADGAIVETWGLELDESMLTGESRTVRKKAGNDVYSGSTAVSGMALIRVTAVGEHSYAAKITAEAKVFKKTTSDLNKGINTILKVMTFIVVPLCVLLVWSQMNAVGGWSHALATGQWRQAVVSAVAGVVGMIPEGLVLLTSLNFAVAAMRLARKNTLVQELESVETLARVDCLNLDKTGTITDGGIAFNELRMLDGDEDESNAKQALFDLSNEEQPNGTGKAVLEGLGREGFAGGAVQARVPFSSARKWSAIVSYTGTWYMGAPEVIISALNGDYGNVLDMVTENANEGNRVLLIAHRSGQPAEDFAENPRLDATARPVALVLCSERIRSDAESTLQWFREQGVRCRIISGDNPVTVGAIARKVKLTGDREPVYMDARELPDDIDELAKVLQNVDVLGRVLPNQKKAVVQALHKDDHVVAMTGDGVNDALALKEADLGIAMGNAAPATKSIAQVVLVDSKFSHLPDVVARGRQVMANMERVASLFLVKTVYSALISLGVVLTQIPFPYLPRHITYLGALTIGVPAFILALAPNTRRYIPGFLKRVVLFALPGGIAVALSVLLSTWLLPGIMHWDMTNAADLTQLRALNAIILFVLGILVLARVAQPLTGWRGLMVLGFTVIGAAGVAIPFVRHFFALIVPRGSTLMATLVVLAVSIAIFLLCVGTARVLAMRRQAGKAAKG, encoded by the coding sequence ATGGAATCTGCAACAACCGTGACCATGCCAAGCTTGGACGAGCCTGGCTTGAGCAAACAAGACGTCGCCGAACGTCAGGCGGATGGGCGCGGCAACGCGGTGAAGACATCATCGTCGCGTTCAATCGTGGACATCATCCGTGCCAACGTATTCACCCTGTTCAACGGCATCATCCTCGGTGCCATGGTACTGGTGCTGCTCACCGGCTCATGGAAGGACGCCGTTTTCGGTGTCGTGATCATCGTGAACACGGGCATCGGCATCGTCACCGAATTGAAATCCAAACGCACCTTGGACAAGCTGTCCATCCTGGTGGCGTCGGACTATCTGGTGCACCGCGACGGCGCGGATATGGAGGTGCCGCACGACGACATCGTGCTTGACGATCTGCTGTGGATCCGTTCCGGCGAACAGGTGCCGGCCGACGGCGCCATCGTCGAGACGTGGGGATTGGAACTCGACGAGTCGATGCTGACCGGCGAATCCCGTACGGTACGCAAGAAGGCTGGAAACGACGTGTATTCCGGTTCCACCGCGGTGTCCGGCATGGCGCTGATCAGGGTCACCGCCGTGGGAGAGCATTCCTATGCGGCGAAGATCACCGCCGAAGCCAAGGTGTTCAAGAAGACCACCTCGGATTTGAACAAGGGCATCAACACGATCCTGAAGGTCATGACCTTCATCGTGGTGCCGTTGTGCGTGCTGCTTGTCTGGTCGCAGATGAACGCGGTTGGCGGCTGGTCGCATGCTCTGGCCACCGGCCAATGGCGGCAGGCCGTGGTTTCCGCCGTGGCCGGCGTGGTGGGCATGATTCCGGAAGGCCTGGTGCTGCTGACATCATTGAACTTCGCGGTTGCGGCCATGCGCCTTGCGCGCAAGAACACGCTGGTGCAGGAGCTCGAATCGGTGGAGACGCTGGCGCGCGTCGACTGCCTGAACCTTGATAAGACCGGCACCATCACCGACGGTGGCATCGCGTTCAACGAGCTGCGGATGCTCGATGGCGATGAAGATGAATCGAACGCCAAGCAGGCCTTGTTCGACCTGTCGAACGAGGAGCAGCCGAACGGTACCGGCAAGGCCGTGCTCGAAGGGCTCGGTCGCGAAGGGTTCGCGGGCGGTGCGGTCCAGGCGCGCGTGCCGTTCTCATCGGCGCGCAAGTGGAGCGCCATCGTCTCTTATACCGGCACATGGTATATGGGTGCCCCCGAGGTCATCATCTCCGCATTGAACGGCGACTACGGGAATGTACTCGACATGGTTACCGAGAACGCCAACGAAGGCAATCGCGTGCTGCTGATCGCCCATCGTTCCGGCCAGCCAGCCGAGGATTTCGCCGAAAACCCGCGACTTGACGCCACAGCCAGACCGGTGGCATTGGTGTTGTGCTCCGAACGCATCCGCTCCGACGCCGAATCCACGCTCCAATGGTTCCGCGAGCAGGGCGTGCGCTGCCGCATCATCTCCGGCGACAATCCGGTGACCGTCGGCGCGATAGCCCGCAAGGTCAAGCTCACCGGCGATCGTGAACCCGTGTACATGGATGCGCGCGAATTGCCCGACGACATCGACGAACTGGCCAAGGTGCTGCAGAACGTGGATGTGCTGGGTCGTGTACTGCCCAATCAGAAGAAGGCCGTGGTGCAGGCCCTGCACAAGGACGACCATGTGGTCGCCATGACCGGCGACGGCGTGAACGACGCACTGGCGTTGAAGGAAGCCGATCTGGGCATCGCCATGGGCAATGCCGCGCCCGCCACCAAGTCCATCGCGCAGGTCGTGCTGGTCGATTCGAAATTCTCGCACCTGCCCGACGTGGTGGCACGAGGACGCCAGGTCATGGCCAATATGGAACGCGTTGCCAGCCTATTCCTCGTCAAAACCGTATATTCGGCGTTGATCTCGCTCGGCGTGGTGCTCACGCAGATCCCGTTCCCGTATCTGCCACGCCACATCACCTACCTGGGGGCCCTGACCATCGGCGTTCCGGCGTTCATCCTGGCGCTCGCACCGAACACACGCCGCTACATCCCCGGTTTCCTCAAACGCGTAGTGCTGTTCGCCCTGCCGGGAGGCATCGCAGTCGCATTGTCCGTTCTGCTGTCCACATGGCTGCTGCCGGGCATCATGCACTGGGATATGACGAATGCCGCCGACCTTACCCAGCTGCGTGCGCTGAACGCCATCATCCTGTTCGTACTGGGCATTCTCGTGCTGGCACGTGTGGCCCAGCCGCTTACCGGCTGGCGTGGCCTTATGGTGCTGGGCTTTACGGTTATCGGTGCGGCCGGTGTGGCCATTCCGTTCGTCAGGCATTTCTTCGCGCTGATCGTGCCGCGTGGCTCCACGCTGATGGCCACGTTGGTCGTGCTTGCCGTCTCCATCGCCATCTTCCTTCTCTGCGTGGGAACGGCGCGCGTGCTTGCCATGCGCAGGCAGGCCGGGAAGGCTGCAAAGGGCTGA
- the acnA gene encoding aconitate hydratase AcnA yields the protein MSLTDDQLTTLTVAGKDYDYYNIANLPGIDHLPYSLKVLVENLVRNIDGANITDDHVKALLEWDPNAQPSHEIQFTPSRVVMQDFTGVPCIVDLATMRDAVKELGGDPEVINPQVQSDMVIDHSVQIDKYGVADAVEQNMDIEYQRNGERYQFLRWGQQAFRNFRVVPPGTGIIHQVNIEYLAKVVMTKARENGHELAYLDSCVGTDSHTTTVNGLGVLGWGVGGIEAEAAMLGQPISMLVPRVVGFKLTGSIPEGVTATDVVLTITDMLRQHGVVGKFVEFYGDGIASVPLANRATIGNMGPEFGSTCGIFPIDGVTLDYLRLTGRSEEQIALVEAYAKANKLWGDTTDPNYVEPQYSEYLELDLGSVVPSIAGPKRPQDRIKLSESKEKFAATLPDYETDKTVQEPVSVSTDFRGDFDITNGDVAIASITSCTNTSNPSVMIAAGLIARNAHAKGLKPKPWVKTSLAPGSQVVADYLKAAGLQDDLDALGYQLVGFGCATCIGNSGPLLPEISEAINANDLTVTSVLSGNRNFEGRISPDVKMNYLASPPLVIAYALAGTMDFDFETQPLGKDNDGNDVYLKDIWPTNEEVESVVNGTVSREMFLKDYASVFEGDRRWKGLEVPEGELFAWDENSTYVRKQTFFDGMKATPDPVENIHGARVLALLGDSVTTDHISPAGAFKATSPAGKYLTDRGVEPKNFNSYGSRRGNHEVMVRGTFGNIRLRNQLLASVGEEVTPGGFTYDFLEGKPTTIFEASRDYIDHDVPLVVLAGKEYGTGSSRDWAAKGTVMLGVRAVITESFERIHRSNLIGMGVLPLQFPEGESYESLGLDGTETYDIDGVEELNNGSTPKTVHVTATHTDGAKTEFDAVVRIDTPGEADYYRNGGILQYVLRNLMK from the coding sequence ATGTCCTTGACTGATGATCAGCTGACGACTTTGACCGTGGCTGGCAAGGATTACGACTACTACAACATTGCGAATCTTCCCGGCATCGACCATCTGCCCTACTCGTTGAAGGTCCTCGTCGAGAATCTGGTGCGCAACATCGACGGCGCCAACATCACCGATGATCACGTCAAGGCGCTGCTCGAATGGGATCCGAACGCCCAGCCGAGCCATGAGATCCAGTTCACGCCGTCGCGCGTGGTCATGCAGGACTTCACCGGCGTGCCGTGCATCGTCGATCTCGCCACCATGCGTGATGCGGTCAAGGAACTCGGGGGAGACCCGGAGGTCATCAACCCGCAGGTCCAGTCCGACATGGTGATCGACCATTCCGTGCAGATCGACAAGTACGGCGTGGCCGATGCCGTCGAACAGAACATGGACATCGAATATCAGCGCAACGGCGAACGCTACCAGTTCCTGCGCTGGGGCCAGCAGGCGTTCAGAAACTTCCGCGTGGTGCCGCCGGGAACCGGCATCATCCATCAGGTCAACATCGAATACCTCGCCAAGGTCGTCATGACCAAGGCCAGAGAGAACGGGCATGAGCTCGCCTATCTCGACTCCTGCGTGGGCACCGACTCGCACACCACCACCGTCAACGGACTGGGCGTGCTCGGTTGGGGCGTAGGCGGCATCGAAGCCGAGGCAGCCATGCTCGGCCAGCCGATCTCCATGCTCGTGCCGCGCGTCGTCGGCTTCAAACTCACCGGCTCCATCCCGGAAGGCGTCACCGCCACCGACGTGGTGCTCACCATCACCGACATGCTCCGCCAGCACGGCGTAGTCGGCAAGTTCGTCGAATTCTACGGTGACGGCATCGCCTCCGTGCCGCTGGCCAACCGTGCCACCATCGGCAACATGGGCCCGGAATTCGGTTCCACCTGCGGCATCTTCCCCATCGACGGCGTCACCCTCGACTACCTGCGCTTGACCGGCCGCTCCGAAGAGCAGATCGCCCTTGTCGAAGCCTACGCCAAGGCCAACAAGCTGTGGGGCGACACCACCGACCCGAACTATGTGGAACCGCAGTACTCCGAATACCTCGAACTGGACCTCGGCTCTGTCGTGCCGTCCATCGCCGGCCCGAAGCGCCCGCAGGACCGCATCAAGCTCTCCGAATCCAAGGAAAAGTTCGCAGCCACACTGCCGGACTACGAAACCGACAAAACCGTGCAGGAGCCGGTCTCCGTCTCCACCGACTTCCGTGGCGACTTCGACATCACGAACGGCGACGTGGCCATCGCCTCCATCACCTCCTGCACCAACACCTCCAACCCGTCCGTCATGATCGCCGCCGGCCTCATCGCCCGCAACGCGCACGCCAAGGGATTAAAACCGAAGCCGTGGGTCAAGACCTCGCTCGCCCCCGGCTCCCAAGTCGTAGCCGACTACCTCAAGGCCGCCGGCCTGCAGGACGACCTCGACGCGCTCGGATACCAGCTCGTCGGCTTCGGCTGCGCCACCTGCATCGGCAACTCCGGCCCGCTGCTGCCCGAGATCTCCGAAGCCATCAACGCCAACGACCTGACCGTCACCTCCGTACTCTCCGGCAACCGCAACTTCGAAGGCCGCATCAGCCCCGACGTCAAGATGAACTACCTGGCATCCCCGCCGCTGGTCATCGCCTACGCGCTCGCCGGCACCATGGACTTCGATTTTGAAACCCAGCCGCTCGGCAAAGACAACGACGGCAACGACGTGTATCTGAAGGACATCTGGCCCACCAACGAAGAGGTCGAATCCGTGGTGAACGGCACCGTCAGCCGTGAGATGTTCCTCAAGGACTACGCCTCCGTGTTCGAAGGCGACCGCCGCTGGAAGGGCTTGGAAGTGCCGGAAGGCGAACTGTTCGCCTGGGATGAGAACTCCACCTACGTGCGCAAGCAGACCTTCTTCGACGGCATGAAGGCCACGCCTGATCCGGTCGAGAACATCCACGGCGCCCGCGTGCTCGCGTTGCTCGGCGACTCCGTGACCACCGACCATATTTCGCCGGCTGGCGCGTTCAAGGCCACCAGCCCCGCGGGCAAGTACCTGACCGATCGCGGCGTCGAACCGAAGAACTTCAACTCCTACGGTTCCCGTCGAGGCAACCATGAGGTCATGGTCCGCGGCACCTTCGGCAACATCCGCCTGCGCAACCAGCTGCTCGCCTCCGTCGGTGAAGAAGTCACCCCCGGCGGTTTCACCTACGATTTCCTGGAAGGCAAGCCGACCACTATCTTCGAAGCGTCGCGCGATTACATCGACCATGATGTGCCGCTGGTCGTACTCGCCGGCAAGGAGTACGGCACCGGCTCCTCCCGCGACTGGGCGGCCAAGGGCACGGTCATGCTTGGTGTCAGGGCGGTCATCACCGAAAGCTTCGAGCGCATCCACCGTTCCAACCTCATCGGCATGGGCGTGCTGCCGTTGCAATTCCCCGAAGGCGAATCCTACGAAAGCCTCGGTCTCGACGGCACCGAAACGTACGACATCGACGGCGTCGAGGAGCTCAATAACGGTTCCACGCCGAAGACGGTCCATGTCACCGCCACCCATACGGATGGTGCCAAGACCGAATTCGACGCGGTCGTGCGCATCGACACCCCCGGTGAGGCGGACTACTACCGCAACGGCGGCATTCTCCAGTACGTCCTACGCAACCTGATGAAATAG
- a CDS encoding VOC family protein produces MLDHITLHASDAKRSIAFYTKALAPLGYIPKAHHEPTIGFGVDDDTPRSDFYVSPMGNPAQQPIPTHIAFRADSEQAVRDFHAAAIAAGGTDNGEPGPRAYHPGYYAAFVLDPDGNNIEAVTDWSYAA; encoded by the coding sequence ATGCTTGACCACATCACGCTCCACGCCTCGGACGCGAAACGCAGCATCGCGTTCTATACGAAGGCCTTGGCGCCACTCGGCTACATTCCCAAAGCCCATCACGAGCCGACCATCGGGTTCGGCGTCGATGACGACACCCCACGTTCCGACTTCTACGTCTCGCCGATGGGAAATCCAGCCCAACAGCCCATCCCAACGCATATCGCCTTCCGCGCGGACAGTGAACAAGCCGTACGTGATTTCCATGCCGCAGCCATTGCCGCAGGCGGCACCGATAACGGCGAGCCAGGCCCTCGCGCCTACCATCCCGGCTACTATGCCGCGTTCGTGCTTGACCCGGATGGCAACAACATCGAAGCCGTTACCGACTGGTCGTACGCCGCATAA
- a CDS encoding MATE family efflux transporter, with translation MEGFNQRMMPRRMFLRQVLTLALPIAFQQLMLSLSSCADTLMVTAVGQDELSAVSLATQFQFIFSLFLAALTLGMSVLVAQYWGAGDTDAVERVLAFIMLYASLLSLVFFAATLLLPYQLMSVMTNDAALTAIGAQYLRISSVSYLFIGLSQIYLCLMKNVGAAVTGMMVSTVGVAVHIVMNAVLIYGWMGMPKLGVLGAAASTVLSRAIELTWSVIAARHSGRPRMRLRMMLHPDVPLQKDFWRYSLPVLGNELVWGCGFTMYTVIMGHLGADAVAANSVANIVKDLLVCLSLGLGNAGGILVGNLLGRNAFDQARIMGDRLCKLVALVGGGTGLLIIAARPLALRWAGLTPQSTHYLSIMLFICAYYAACGCMTNLTIAGIFPAGGDARFGLVCDAIVMWLIVVPVGLLAAFVLKLPVLAVYALLNTDECIKLVPALIHYRKYRWVRNVTRSAKDR, from the coding sequence ATGGAAGGATTCAATCAACGCATGATGCCCAGACGCATGTTCCTGCGTCAGGTACTGACGCTGGCCCTGCCGATCGCCTTCCAGCAGCTTATGCTGTCGCTATCGTCCTGCGCCGACACGTTGATGGTGACGGCCGTCGGACAGGACGAGCTCTCGGCGGTTTCGCTTGCCACGCAGTTCCAGTTCATCTTCAGCCTATTCCTTGCCGCGCTGACACTCGGTATGAGCGTGCTTGTCGCACAATACTGGGGTGCGGGCGATACGGACGCCGTCGAACGGGTGCTGGCCTTCATCATGCTGTATGCAAGCCTGCTGTCACTGGTGTTCTTCGCCGCCACCCTGCTACTGCCTTACCAGCTGATGTCGGTGATGACGAACGATGCCGCATTGACGGCCATCGGCGCCCAGTATCTGAGAATCTCGTCGGTATCGTACCTGTTCATCGGGCTGTCGCAGATCTACCTGTGCCTGATGAAGAACGTCGGCGCGGCGGTAACGGGCATGATGGTCAGTACCGTCGGCGTGGCCGTGCATATCGTGATGAATGCCGTGCTGATCTACGGTTGGATGGGCATGCCGAAGCTTGGGGTTCTTGGCGCGGCCGCTTCCACGGTGCTTTCGCGCGCAATCGAGCTGACATGGTCCGTCATAGCGGCCCGTCACAGCGGGCGCCCACGTATGCGATTGCGGATGATGCTGCACCCGGATGTGCCGTTGCAAAAGGATTTCTGGCGCTACAGCCTGCCGGTGCTCGGCAACGAGCTGGTATGGGGATGCGGTTTCACCATGTATACCGTGATCATGGGGCATCTTGGTGCCGACGCGGTGGCCGCCAATTCCGTAGCCAACATCGTCAAGGATCTGCTGGTGTGTCTAAGCCTTGGGCTGGGTAATGCCGGTGGCATTCTTGTCGGCAATCTTCTGGGGCGCAACGCCTTCGACCAGGCGAGAATCATGGGAGACCGGCTCTGCAAGCTGGTCGCGCTGGTGGGTGGCGGCACTGGACTGCTCATCATTGCGGCGCGGCCGTTGGCGTTGCGGTGGGCTGGCCTGACGCCGCAGTCGACGCACTACCTGTCGATCATGCTGTTCATCTGCGCGTATTACGCGGCATGCGGGTGCATGACCAATCTGACCATCGCCGGCATTTTCCCCGCTGGCGGGGATGCAAGGTTCGGCCTTGTCTGCGATGCGATTGTCATGTGGCTTATCGTCGTGCCGGTTGGATTGTTGGCCGCCTTCGTGCTGAAGCTGCCGGTGCTGGCGGTATACGCGCTGCTTAACACCGACGAGTGCATCAAGCTGGTGCCTGCGTTGATCCATTACCGTAAATACCGCTGGGTCAGAAATGTGACGCGCTCCGCCAAGGACCGGTGA
- a CDS encoding sugar O-acetyltransferase, which produces MTDSNIQPAKDEWERMLSGELYVADNPKQHEMNMRKRRLVQAINTSAYDAFEERDRLFRELFGSLGKGAFLEPPFNCDYGCNTYIGDNFYANMDCIFLDVAPITIGDRVFFGPRVGLYTPYHPIDAAVRASGPEGARPITIGNDVWFGGNVVVGPGVTIGDDVVIGAGSVVVKDIPSHSVAVGNPCHVIREITDDDRTYWQAKAAEYRAWKDSINA; this is translated from the coding sequence ATGACCGACTCGAACATCCAACCGGCGAAGGACGAATGGGAGCGCATGCTGTCCGGCGAGCTATATGTTGCGGACAATCCGAAGCAGCATGAAATGAACATGCGCAAACGCCGCCTGGTGCAGGCCATCAACACGTCGGCATACGACGCCTTCGAGGAGCGCGACCGTCTCTTCCGCGAATTGTTCGGCTCGCTCGGCAAGGGCGCGTTCCTCGAGCCGCCGTTCAACTGCGACTACGGGTGCAACACCTATATCGGCGACAACTTCTACGCCAACATGGACTGCATCTTCCTTGACGTGGCACCGATCACCATCGGCGACCGCGTGTTCTTCGGCCCGCGCGTAGGCTTGTACACCCCGTATCATCCCATCGACGCGGCGGTACGCGCATCCGGGCCGGAAGGTGCACGCCCAATCACCATCGGCAATGACGTATGGTTCGGCGGCAATGTGGTCGTCGGCCCCGGCGTGACCATCGGCGACGATGTGGTGATCGGCGCCGGCTCCGTAGTGGTCAAGGATATCCCGTCCCATTCGGTGGCCGTGGGCAACCCATGCCATGTGATCCGCGAGATCACGGACGACGACCGCACCTATTGGCAGGCCAAGGCCGCGGAGTACCGGGCATGGAAGGATTCAATCAACGCATGA
- a CDS encoding AraC family transcriptional regulator, which produces MEQMDLKESYPQGIVPTAEWGRLPNGAEIVRYDAPMFFSFTEHSLLSQYPNMRAECHWHIDFEFTYVIRGHMWYFVNGKTIRIDEGQAIFVNSRQLHYGFTKDGTDCEFSCVLLNPARMCASAEVYERFIASLAKDDAFPYAVFRSDGGHGGAVIEQIMRLHNVKFGRLDHTKRDDLPPMAGTMALSDDMESLTVLSCFYQMIRELTMAARDRGNNGMTVPSVRHSHVIALGMMCDFVRRQYTRQITLEQIAESGAVGRTACAAIFRELLNQTPIEFVNDVRVRSAANLLTATQLPIATIASRTGFSSTSYFTRTFRHIMHITPLRYRNNAACGSPMDSASQSVVTEYR; this is translated from the coding sequence ATGGAGCAGATGGATTTGAAGGAATCATACCCGCAGGGGATCGTACCGACCGCCGAGTGGGGGCGTCTGCCCAACGGTGCGGAGATTGTGCGCTATGATGCGCCGATGTTTTTCTCGTTCACCGAGCATTCGCTGCTGAGCCAATACCCGAATATGCGGGCGGAATGCCACTGGCACATCGACTTTGAATTCACCTATGTGATCCGTGGCCATATGTGGTATTTCGTGAATGGCAAGACCATACGGATTGACGAGGGACAGGCGATTTTCGTCAACTCGCGTCAGCTGCACTACGGATTCACCAAGGATGGCACCGATTGTGAATTCTCATGCGTACTGCTGAATCCGGCACGCATGTGCGCATCCGCGGAGGTATATGAACGATTCATCGCATCGCTGGCGAAGGACGATGCTTTCCCATATGCGGTGTTCCGTTCCGATGGCGGGCATGGTGGAGCTGTCATCGAACAGATTATGCGGCTCCATAATGTGAAATTCGGTCGATTGGACCATACCAAACGCGACGACTTGCCGCCTATGGCGGGAACCATGGCATTGTCTGACGACATGGAATCATTGACCGTGCTGAGCTGTTTTTACCAGATGATCCGCGAACTGACCATGGCTGCGCGAGACAGAGGAAACAACGGCATGACGGTTCCTTCCGTGCGGCATTCGCATGTCATCGCGCTCGGCATGATGTGCGATTTCGTGCGACGGCAGTATACGCGGCAGATCACGTTGGAGCAGATCGCCGAGTCCGGGGCGGTCGGGCGCACCGCCTGCGCGGCGATCTTCCGCGAGCTGCTCAACCAGACCCCAATCGAATTCGTCAATGATGTGCGTGTTCGTTCCGCCGCCAACTTGCTGACGGCTACGCAGCTGCCTATCGCGACCATCGCCTCCCGCACAGGATTCTCATCGACGAGCTATTTCACACGCACATTCCGTCACATCATGCATATCACGCCGTTGCGGTATCGGAATAATGCGGCATGCGGAAGCCCGATGGATTCCGCTTCACAGTCCGTCGTCACCGAATATCGCTGA